The DNA sequence CCGGGTAGGCCCAGGGCAGCTCGGGCGCGTCGCCGACCAGGAACGTCCACAGCCCGATCCGGCCGGTGACCAGGTACTGCAGTAGCGGGACCACGCCGAGGACGATCCCGAGGAACCCCGCCACGTTCTGCGCCGTCTTCATGCCCCTCCTCATTCGATGCGTTCGCATTGCAACAGCACGGGCGGCGGGGTGTCAAATGCGACCGCATTGCTACGATGGCCCCGTGCCACGATCGGTCGACCACGACGCCCGCCGCTCCGAGATCGCCGACGCCGTGCTCGGCCTCGTCGCACAGGCCGGCACCGAGGCCGTCTCGCTGCGGTCGGTCGCGGCCGAGGCCGGCATCTCGATGGGGCGCGTGCAGCACTACTTCGCCAGCAAGGACGCCCTGCTGCTGCACGCCCTGGACCGCTCGCACCGCCAGATGGAGGAGCGCATCGAGACCCGGGCACGTGCCGCGGGCGGCGACGACCGCACCGTCCTCGCGACGATCCTCGACGAGCTGCTCGGCGGGCACCCCCGGACCCGCGACGCGCTGCGCATCCACGCCGCATTCGCCACGCGGGAGGTCGACGAGCGCGCCCGGGCGATCCTCACCGACGGCGACGACGAGATCCTCGCCCTCGCGGTGCGGGTCGTCGCGGACGCCGGCGCGGCCGACCCCGCCACCGACGCACACGCGCTGCTCGCCCTGACCTCGGGCCTCAGCTCGGAGGTCGCACTGCACGGCGCCCCCGTCGAGCGCGCGCGGCGCACCCTGACCGCGATGCTCGACCGGCTCGTCCCGGCCGGGGTCGGCGCGCAGCCCGGCGACCCGGGATGATCCGGGCCGTGCGCCCGTGGTTCCCCCTTCTCGCCGGTGCGGTGTTCTACGCCTTCTCCCTGGTGTGGGCGGCCGGCGAGCTCCCCGCGGACGGGGTGCCGCTGCACTTCGATCCCGCCGGGGTGCCCACCGCCTTCGGCAGCCGCGCCGGTTTCCTGACCCTCGCGGCGCTGTTCGGGCTGCTCGTGGCGGGGACCGGGTCCGGGCTGCACCGCCTGGTCACGACGGGGCCGCTGACGCGAGTGTCGGTGCCGCACCGCGAGCACTGGATGCGCCCGCAACGGGTCGGGCGGCTGCGCCGCATGCTCGCCGAGGACATGGGTCGGATCTTCGGGGCCACGCTGCTGCTGCTCACCGCGGTCCCGGTGGCGACCGTGTACGCGACCCGCGCCCAGCCGCCCCGGCTGCCGGTCGGGCCGGTGTGGGTGGTGCTGACGCTGCTGGTCGCCGGGATCGTCGGGTACTGCGTGTACCTGACCCGCCATCGCTACCGTCCGACCTGAGCCCGGGGATGGTGGGGCCCGGGCACGGTGCGGCACGATGCCGGGGTGGCACGGATCGGACCGGGAGACGTCGCCCTCACCATGGCCGACCTGCGCGTCGTGACCCGGTTCACCGCGGGGTGCGCCGCCGAGGTGCTCCCCCTGTTCGACGACCCCGGTGACGACCGCCCCCGCGCGGCGCTCGACGCGGCCCGGGTCTTCGCCGACGGCGCCGAGCGCTCCCGGCGGCAGCGGGTGACCGCGGTCGGGGCGGCGAGGGCGGCCAGGACCGCCCGCACCCCGCCCGGGCGGCACGCCGCGCTCGCCGCGGCCGACGCCGCCGCGTCGGCGTACCTGCACCCGCTGGCGAAGGCCACCCAGGTCGGTCACATCCTGCGAGCGGCCGCCCACGCCGCGCACGCCGTCGAGCTCGCCGGCGGCGACGCCCCCCGCGGCGGCGACGCCCACCTCGCCCGGGTGCTGCTGTGTGCGACCCCGGAGCTGGTCGACGTCCTGTGCCGCTACCCACGCGCGCCCACCGGCCGCAGCCGGGTCGCCGCCCTGATGTCCGGGCTGGACGACGCGCTGCGCAGCCGGGAGGACCACGGCCGATGAGTCCGCGACCGCGGACCGACCGCGGGGCCGGCCGCCCTGCCCCGCGCCGGGCTCAGGCGCCGCGGGCCACCCCGGCGAGAGCGGCCTCCGCGAACGCCTCCGGGGCCTCGGTGTGCACGAGGTGCCCCGCGCCCTCGACGACCTCGGTGTGCAGCCCGGGCACGACGGCGGCGACCCGGCGGTGCAGGTCGGCGTACCACCCGATGCTGCGCCCGCCCAGCAGCCAGGTGACCGGGACGGGGATGTCGGCCAGCCGCGCCGTCGGGACGTGCTCCATCATCAGTCCGTAGGGGTGGACGCCGAGTTCGGCGAGCACGCTCGGCGCGTTCGCGTACAGCTCCTCCTTCGCCTCGGCCGGGAGCGGGTCGAAGCCGTTGCCGCCGTCGGCCCAGCCGGCCGCCCAGCGGAAGAAGCGCGCAGCCGCGTCCCGGCGGCGTCCGCGGGCCTGGTCGAGCTTCGTCCGCGCGAGCACGCCGAGCAGCGACGGGGTCGCACCCCGCAGCCCGTGCCACGGCGCCTCGACGACCACCAGCGACCGGAACAGCTCGGGCCGCTCCACCGCGCAGGCGAGCGCGGTGTTGCCGCCGGAGCTCCAGCCCAGGACGTGCGCGGGCGCGCCTGCACACTCGATGACCGCGGCCAGGTCGGCGACGTGCACCCGGTAGTCGCGCACCGGCGGGTGCGTCGACCGGCCGTAGCCGCGACGGTCGTAGGCGAGCACGCGGTGGCCACCGGCGGCGAGCTCGTGCACGGTCGAGCCCCAGGACGACGCCTGGGCCCCCGTCCCGTGCACGAGCACGAGAGGGTCGCCGTCGCCGTACTCGTCGCCGACCAGGGTCGAGCCCACCACCGGGGTCCGCACCGTCGCGCCCTCCACCGTCCGTCCGTTGCGGACAGACTACGTGCCGCTCCACCGGCGGCGGCTCCGGTGTCGACGGTCCGGCGGCGACCGGCCGGACCC is a window from the Pseudonocardia sp. HH130629-09 genome containing:
- a CDS encoding DUF1648 domain-containing protein is translated as MRPWFPLLAGAVFYAFSLVWAAGELPADGVPLHFDPAGVPTAFGSRAGFLTLAALFGLLVAGTGSGLHRLVTTGPLTRVSVPHREHWMRPQRVGRLRRMLAEDMGRIFGATLLLLTAVPVATVYATRAQPPRLPVGPVWVVLTLLVAGIVGYCVYLTRHRYRPT
- a CDS encoding alpha/beta fold hydrolase: MEGATVRTPVVGSTLVGDEYGDGDPLVLVHGTGAQASSWGSTVHELAAGGHRVLAYDRRGYGRSTHPPVRDYRVHVADLAAVIECAGAPAHVLGWSSGGNTALACAVERPELFRSLVVVEAPWHGLRGATPSLLGVLARTKLDQARGRRRDAAARFFRWAAGWADGGNGFDPLPAEAKEELYANAPSVLAELGVHPYGLMMEHVPTARLADIPVPVTWLLGGRSIGWYADLHRRVAAVVPGLHTEVVEGAGHLVHTEAPEAFAEAALAGVARGA
- a CDS encoding putative immunity protein — its product is MARIGPGDVALTMADLRVVTRFTAGCAAEVLPLFDDPGDDRPRAALDAARVFADGAERSRRQRVTAVGAARAARTARTPPGRHAALAAADAAASAYLHPLAKATQVGHILRAAAHAAHAVELAGGDAPRGGDAHLARVLLCATPELVDVLCRYPRAPTGRSRVAALMSGLDDALRSREDHGR
- a CDS encoding TetR/AcrR family transcriptional regulator; amino-acid sequence: MPRSVDHDARRSEIADAVLGLVAQAGTEAVSLRSVAAEAGISMGRVQHYFASKDALLLHALDRSHRQMEERIETRARAAGGDDRTVLATILDELLGGHPRTRDALRIHAAFATREVDERARAILTDGDDEILALAVRVVADAGAADPATDAHALLALTSGLSSEVALHGAPVERARRTLTAMLDRLVPAGVGAQPGDPG